The segment CAAAGAACCCACACAAGTTATGATAGCATTAACTACAACGCGGGCTTAATATCACAAACCAAAATCTATTGTGCAGAGTTTTATACCAAAGATTAAAATTGTAGTACTCTGTTAACTATGCAGAATTAATACTATTGATCCAGAGTTTATGCTGCAAAATAAATGTTGTATTATTTAGCCAGAATTTTATgcttgattttattttcttaagtgGTCAACCAGATGATCTGTGGCTCATAACAGACTTGATACATCCCAAAGCTTTCAAGTTCCTTTACACTAGAAACTCTTAACCTTGTGCCAATGTGCAATCTGTTTTGCAGCAAtgtataaaataacatatatccAGCTTTCGTACTAAGTCAATTACCTTAACAGCAGAAAGCATTTGAGAACCCTTTGCTAGTTCAGCTGCAACACTAGAAGCCAAAGTGCAGCCAGTTCCATGTGTATTTGGTGTCATTATGCGTGAGGACCGAAACTCATAGAAATCATTCCctataaaatcaattgaaaagacCGTAACATGTATGAGCATGTAGGCATTCAAGAACCATGAAAGCTTTTATGTAAGGACAAAAACAAGGATACAGTTAATTCCCAAAGATCTCAAGAAATTACTAGATATACGGTATACCATCATAAAACACATCCACAGCATCAAGAGAAGCAGGGAGATCGCCTCCTTTCACGAGTACATTTCTGTCCAAAAATTTAAGAGATTTTAACACATCAGAAGACAAAATCTTCTTTGAAAGACTCCGCTGTgacataaaacaaaaagaagagaatacaCATCTTCGGTCTTCCtagtttcattaatttttattttactttttgtagATCTTCCCTAATTGCACTACACTCTGGAACTAATACCAAAAAACTTGAACTCAGCATAAGCTTTGCAAGATTTTATTCTATTTCTTATTGCCGAATACTAAACAATTTTAAACCTTCAAATGTGTAAAAGAGCATTCTCCTTCTGTTTGAAATGCTGATCATTCTTCTCCCACTCTTATAGCCCCAAATCAAGGAGAAGCTGGAGAAGGATTGAATTTACTCTGTTTAGAGCACCCAGAAAATGAGCCCCTAAACTCCTTTTCAAGCATCTAcaagtttcttcttcttctttttttattgaagctggtaaaatatgtatttatgatACAATCACACTACTAAGCTAAGGCAGCACCATAATTACAAATAAGCCAAGAACCCTACTCTGCAAAAAGAATTTTACAGTGAGCCTATCAAATAATCAACACATCTACAAGTTCTATTTTATTCAGTTCTAGTTCACTCCCAAGTTAATTTTCCCACTAAGCAAGATGAAGTAGGCATAGATCCATTCACAGAAGATCTCCTCGAAGTCTTCAATTGTTAAGAAagtgaaaattttgttttttcattttcaagacATGCAGCTTCAGATATAAGATGTGTATAACTAACTTCCTGCTACATGTGAATGGGTGATACCGTGATAGTTCTGATGATTCATAATGCTTTGGTTGCCCTAATCAACAACTTGGGCCTCATATTTCCAGCAATCACGGATGAAGCGTGCTCAGTTGTTGAACCCTGGCCATTGTAGTTAATAGCAGAACATGAAGACTAACTGCAGATGAGGGTGCTAAGACCCATATGCAAATTACTGTTCTGTGGAAGCCAAATGTAGAATTCGTGTATATCACACCTCTACATACCGATAAAACAAGGTTGAGAATGACGGCTAGTTGGATTTGCATAGAGGAAATGCACAAGGGGTGGTGTTACATTGTACAGCAAATGATGGTTTGACTGATTTAAAAGGTATTTAGTTCCTTCTTGTAAGTGATGGCTATGCACGATATTTTTTCCAGCAATGGACTTTGTCCATAAGTAGTACAAGGTCAAGATATCAATTTCActgtttgaaagaaaaatctcaaaaattaacCTTGGACCAATGTCATGTATTGCTTTTGCAGCAGAACGCATGTCGGCAATTGTTTCCAATGGCACACCGCCTAGTAAAGCAGAAGCCTCTTTCAAATTTGGGGTCACTATATCGGCCATGGGAAGAAGCTCCTCCCTGTTATCAGAAAATGAAAGGCTATGATTGGACATGATTATCCAATGAGTTGCAACATAGAGAATAAACATAGAAGATTCCACACGACATTACAGCATATAAATGTGAAAATTACATCACTACAAATATCaatgaaatttcatatattgTGCTTCAAGATTTATCACAAAAGCAGTGGAAATTAAAGACATAATGATGGTCATGCTTAATCCAACTATCCAAGCATGTGACAATTTACCATAGATAGCATGTCTGTCTAGGAAGTTTAGAGATTGATTTATATTTCATGAATATGGCAGCAGAAGATTAGCAATAAACAAATGTTTAGTCAATAATACACATGAGTTTACACGGAGGGCATGGAAAGAGTCTATCACTCTCAAGGTGACATACCTAAAGCTATCCAAAATAGAGGGACCAGCTAATGTATGTCCACTTGTGGATACCATAACAGGGTCAACCACCAAGGCTGTCTTCAAGCATTTGATAGCAGCATAGTTAATGTCGTcgaaatttcaaaaacagaacAAATATATTGTTTACCTTGTACGGGGAATTCCTTCAGACTTTGACAGAGGGTTTTCACTATGCCAGTTGACGGAAGCATGCCTGTTTTCACCTAAGACAATCTTAGTGCTGTGACGCAAAATAGACTACTGAGACATTAATGAAAACTGTAGATTGCTTAGTCCAAATAATGTTGGTATACTTATTCCATGTATAGCTTGAATACTGGATCAGGTTGTATATACAGTTGTGCAACATATACAATCGAGAAGACTTGAATAAAGCATTTGAGTCAGCTACAGAGGTAGGttaatattgttaaaataacCATTTTACCCCGCCTGTCGCATggtataattttgataaaagagGATAATAATACCCTCCAGGATTAAATCACAGTGTCCCCAAAGCTAACCAAACATGGAACTCTCTTTTATCCCCCTGAGTATCCATGAACCAAATAACAATTAATTCTTTGTATTAATTTCACAAATATGGTGACATTTGGATTCCAAAAAGAAGACTGAAAACAATAATAGCATGAAATTTAACCAATATGTGTCACTGAAGAAAATTGTGCTGATAATTCGAAAAACCAGTAAATTAGCCAATCATTTCCTTTATAAGGGATGGTCTATCTACATTAATTTCAGTCATCCAACCTTTCCCTCCTAAACTATCTATGCTAGTTATTGGTACGTAGTTATGAGTTTCTTTATATGTCGTTTCCTGTAAAAATGTCGTGGCTAGTGGCAACGTAAGTTTTATACAACTGGATACAAGTGATTAATTCAGCTTTCAATGGCAACACTGAAAGACACATAAAAAGCAAAGAGTTTGAAGGAAACAGGGAGTATAATCCTACTATAAGATAAGCACCACTGATGCTGTGACAGGAAATCTAAACTTAGGAGCATCAAATTAGCAATATATGAATACTCCCAAACGAATATACTCATATTCCAGTTTGTGCACTATCATAACTTGACTGACGTGTGGCTATAACTATTGATAATCTAATCAATGACCGGGACTATTACACTCTTCAATTcctcaaaatatatattataccGAAAACAAAATTACCAAATGGATGTGAACATCAAGACACTAACATGATATACTTACAACATTGGGCGGCATATCGGAAAGGACCGATCTCAACTGCTCTGCTACAAAATCCTCCGGCACAATGTTCACACCCTAGAACAAACCACACAACAAAATTCACAAAGGCGAACACAATAGCGAAATATCAACAGACTATAACCTCGTGGAGATTATTAATACCTGAACCCCTACGGTATTTTGAGCAGTAACAGCCGTGATCACAGTGGAGCAATACACTCCCCGAGCAGCACAAGCCTTGATATCCGCTTGAATTCCGGCGCCGGCGCCGGAATCGGACCCGGCAACCGTCAGAACATGAGGAACTCTAACTTTGGACTCATCGCACGACGTAGGCGTGGCAAACTTACCGTCTTGCATCGCCTTGACGTGCAAAAACCTATACTGATGAAAGCTTTTGATACAAGCTACGCCGGGACTCAACAGAACTGGAATCTAACAATTGAAATTCATATGAGAATCGAGTGTAGTTTTTTTTCATAGCAGGTGCAAACTTCGTAAATATGTTAGGGTAGCAAGCGAAGGAATGGGATTTTACCTGAGGTTTGGGAGTGAAGAAGGAAGTGGATAGAACCTGAGAGCATAAATGCGCCATGTGAGAGATGGATGACGCTTTTGGAAAGTGGAGTGTCCACGGGTACGGGTATGTTTACCCGTGAGAGTCGACCCAACGTATCACTTGTGATTCTTTCACTGGATGTGTGGGCAATTAGTGGCGTACAGCATAAGCTGATTTgtttaagattttcttttaatttttttttgacatgtTAAAATTCCTAGTAACCCATCTActtgcagaaagaaaaaagaaacagaataaagaaatgaaattgaagtttgtgtttaaatatatatttaaaaatattatatattatgagtagaaaattaattacttgaaaaattggttaaagctatttttaaaattttgaaatgcatcttaaaaaaattgttcaataatatatatatatatatatgtataaaataaaggaggaaatgaaaaatatgatgCGACAAACTTCTttgatcaaaaattttaattttcttttttagatttttaagaattatattacattaaatCAATGATAAtctctttatattattatttattattactatcgaTATAACGCAATCAATGTCATAATTATAGAAAATTAGTTGGTTTTTTCTTCGTTGActgatattttctttctttaattagACTTAATTATGTATTcgtcatttaaataattattaatgagttttatttttataatttttttcacctttttaaTACGTTTATAAACTAAGAATACACCtatatataagatattttttGCCATTACTAGTTAGCTctactccttttttttttcacattccTTGTGTTGTGTACGTTTCTATAAGGTTTAATAGGTAAATTTCATTGCAAATTAATGAATACCAAAATGTTAAAAGACATTATATTCAATGACATTTTACTATACATACGAATTATTATACTTTGCAgttaaatcatatttaaatatataaatattagaaaCATTGCAAATGATGGAGCAATTCAATTAACGTCGGGTGATGATTATATTTCAGTAatcatttttaaagttaaattatctattttattttatgaattgttaGTAAGAATACCAATTGtcttttattatgaatttttcaaaaaaaaaaacattatgacTATTTTACTAAAGATTAGTGTAGTTGTAAATAAGTGAAATTTGGAACGTTCATAATTTTGGATTTACATATTAGTTTCGGATATATAAAAATTCTATTTCACGGACCATACTTCATTTGAACTTATAATATCTATAATTACTCATTCGAACTaacacacataatttattaaatcatcacaaacaaccacaaaaaaatttggtcaaaaaAATACATGGAATCAATTTGTGCCTATCTTGAAGGCGCTATCATATCTTTTAGTACGTAATGAATTAGGTGAGGCATGATCTATGAAAAATTGCAGGTAAATaagttttctttaaaatgtcacatattttatatcatttacatttaaaataaagCATTATGACCATATTACTAGAGACTGGTGTAAATAAGAAAAACTTCAAATGTTAACAATTTTGGCTTTATATAGTTTCAGGTgtaaaaaaactcaatttcatTGTCCATACCTCCTTTtaacttataaatattataattacccATTCGAATTGACACATATAATTTACTAAATCAATACaaatacccaaaaaaaattggacAAAAAACAACATGCAATTATTGTGTACCTCTCTAAAAAGCAAACAATTTATATTGTCATATCTTTTAGTACGTAATGAATTAAGTAAGCCATTACATATGAAAATTGTGGGTCAATGAGTTTTCTTTTAAATGCCaccaattttgtatcatttaatatttgaagtaaagCATCATGGTCATTTTATCATAGACTAGGTAGTCGTAAATAAGAGAAATTTTGAGTGTTCATAATTTTGGCTTCAAATGTTATTTTCGGGTATAGAAAAACTCCATTTCATAGTTCATACCTCATTTGAACTTATAAATACCTATAATTATCCAATCTAAGTAACacacataaattattatatcatcacatacccacaatttttttttgtcaaaaaactACATGCAATCAATGTGTCCCTTTCTTGAAGGCAAACGATGTATACTACTATATATTTTAGACGTAATGAATTAGGTGAGCCTTGACGTATGAAAATAGTAGTTTCAATGAGGTTCTTTACAAGTGTCAccaattttatatcatttaacgtttaaaaaaaaaatattacgaCAATTTACCAAAAACTAGTGTAGTTGTAAATAAGAGAAAGTTAGAAATTTCATAATCTTGACTTTAGATATTTTTTGCGTATTAAAAGCTCTACTTCACGATTCATACCTCATTTGAACTTATAAatatctataataataataataataacaaacaacaacaatgacaataacaataataataattatatttttagtaagttttattaaaaagtattaaagtaagtaaaataattaattacagaGGGTGAGCAAACctcataaaataagaaaaaaatttaatcttatttctattaagaaattaaaataagtcattagtaagttttattaggaagtattgaagcaagtaaaatgaaatattattatttcataataataacaattttctACAAATGCTTGCAACGGAAAggataaaaattgatattattataagttaaaattatcGGAATAGCCTTTCGTTAACAATTAAGCACGTTGACGAAGAACCAAATGTCAGAGCTAAAAAggattatataattttgaaaaaattgtacactaattaaattaaagtaaaacataaaaaataattttttgaatttttttcgaAATACGCTGAAACAGGCACGTTAATTTTAAAAGTCTTAGCTAAAAAGGATTTCATAATTtcgaaaaaaatatacaatagtTAATTTAgagtagaaaaaataaataaaatttaattttttttcagaaaaaagagacgaaataactaaaatataaataagtaatacataaataattaaacttccattattaatatttacataaaaataaaggtaatagatattaaaaaggaaaaataaagaaaataatgtaatcTAGGTTTGAAACTGAGATCTTGAACATGAAAAGTGAACCTTTTGCCAATAAGCCAAGCTGCTCATATGATGGATGCACATAGCTAAAGCAACCATGTCGGTTAACTGTAGAGCGtgaaaactaaaagaaatatgattatatagtatatttataaTTGAGGAAATACATAGAAACTCCAactcttttttgaaaaagactTAAATTTTGTGGGGCTCATAATACATTCCTATACTAATTTAAAGTGAAATTATTGAACCCTTTCATGAAATTCAAGATAGAGAGCGTATAACACTCACCTGTTGAGCGtgaaaactaaaagaaatataattaaacttttttttttgtaatatttttatcaaatatataaataatcttttattttagaattaatttcttttttctttcttctccttcCTAAGCTTTCGCCATTGTCCATTGAAGGAGACACTAGCTTTGAgggtttcttcttcttctttttctttcttttctctttctctttctcttttcattttccattcaaaaAAATCGTTAACAACTATTTGATTTCCTTTACGATAGCGACGATGAAAGATTTACTGCTTCATCCTCAAATTTTTACTCCTTCTTGCCTGATTTTTCTACTTCTTGGCCGGCGGGAGTGAGAAGCATCAGAGAATGATGCAACGTCGAAGAAAAAATCGTATTTCAAGTGACTTGTGATCATTAGCGGGGTTGAAATCCTGTTCAAACCAACCAAAAATTATCTCATCTGAGTCTGAAGAgaacttatattttttaaaatacaactCATGTTGATTTAGAGCAAAAATCAATGCTACAATCaccaaaagaaattttaatttgatatcggatttattttccaatttaattttgatttggtGATAGACAAAATGAATATGGCAACAAGGTTGTCAACTAAGAAAACCAAGAGAAGAAGATCGAAGactgaaaataaacaaaatagaagaagaaaatgaaaatatctaattaaaactaagaaataaaaaaaatcatataataattgaCACGTGGCAAGCAATAATTAGTTCGCACATTCACTTTCTTTCCTTATAAGTGGGATTGACTTAAAATGAGATACTTTTATCACTTTAAAATGTACTAGGACTCTTGTAAAATTTCAGtgtcttttcaaaaaatatgttataattaaATGGGGtaataatgaattatttttacaatGGGAGATGTTCAACCAACGATAGTTGGCTGACCTGATTAATTGACATATGGATAAACgtacatttttttacttttttatcatttctttcttatttaacttttttttttacttctaataaatatttcttaacttcattttcttaaattgttgatgtattgaataaatatttcttttatcacaataattaaaaaaaaaattagaatgaagtatttaaaatactaatatcatgcaatattttttaatattaactaaaaatatttagtgTTTCAATTACTAGCACCTACAaacaaattaattcaaatttagtttttcaatttttcaatttctgctttacttttGGAGTATATATGTTAATCTTAAGGGAGTTTGGTGAAGATTATAATTAGTTTtgatgaaaatttcatatataatgaagtaaaaaaaaagtgatgttATGTTTTgctaaatcatatatattaataatgttaaactgtatatatataatttaaattttggatGCATGTACAGAGTAGCATTGGACTTAAAAtgacatatacaaaaatatgtaCCAACAAAGTACCAAATACATGCAACACAATtctacaacaataataacatattcaatgAAATTTCATAAGTGAAGCTTAGAATATGTGCAAATTTTATCACTATTTTATGGAGACAGAGAAACTATTTTAGAAAGTTTCTCGGCTCAGATATaacaatttcataaataaagaagaaaatatagcaAGTCGCGAGAAAAAAAGTGCAAAgtctaccaaaaaaaaaaaagcaaccaAGGACTACAACAAAATAGTACAATAATCGATTTAATATACAACATACTACAATAGagtattgaaaataataataaatagcaATGAGATATAGCTACTATCTAGATCTAGTCAATCAAccaaaaaacaattaaaaggagaaaaattgtACCTTTGAAACAAGTGAACCAACGTGACCAAGTTTGGCATCGCGGAATTTGCAATTCCAAGTTTTGCCTTCAGGATGCACCAAAAATAATCTCCCCATTTTTCGCTTCACACAGCCTCAATTTCCCCAAATCGAAACCCTTCTTATAGAATGGATGAAGGTACAAGGCTTAGAGGGTTTTAAGGATTTGGAGTTGAGCCCATAGAAGTGAGTGTTAAATTccataaaaacaaaatagaaaattggCTTATTTTTACATGTGGCGCAAAATCAACTATCGAAGATCATGTCCTCGCTAATCCAAATTTGAGTGATATCCTGTCTTATCAACTTTCTCCAATATTTTCCATTTACCTCTACACTTCTTCATACCCACTATAATCTATATCTCACACCTCcttattcaaaaataatacaCCCACACAGTACCTCTTCACATTTTCAAACCATTCAACTTCGCTTCTCTCATCTTCTCTACCCGCATATTCTCTATGCAAATTATGTATAAGTTATGTTTTAACCAAATTATATatgataacatttttttatacGGAAGTTGTATATTTCGACCATAATTGTATATGAAAGTGGTATAAAAATGGGTatgtaaatgatatatttttggTTGTTTGGCCCAAACGTGAATAATGCCAGAATCGGGCCAAGCCCTATCTCGCTCGTGAAAACTATCCCGCCAATTCATCCCGCGTCTCGAAATTTGAAGCTTTCGGGCTGTATCCTCATTTCTTCGTTTCTCTTCCATATCGTGGCTGACAGGCCAACACCGTTTCGCCGGGGACTGATTCGCCGACGACGATAAAAGTCATACTTTACGGTCAGTTGAATCCTTCACCCTGCATAACCCTATATTTTCAAAGCAATTGTATTTCAGTCTTCTATTCGAGATCTCCGATTCGCTAATTGCTCAGTTCTGTTAACTTTCGCATCTGATGAGTGCACCTTAATCGATTATCATCCATTAATGTTTTCAATGTGCACATAATTTTGCTATCAttcgtttttattttttattttgggagacttatctctctcttttttttggttatgtACATATGTTTGTGTGCCATATAATACTCCCCCAtctcaatttgtttgtttgatgtCTGCTCGacacaatttaaaaataaacagaCTTTTGAATACTGTATTcttaaactaaaataagtaaaatcaatcaaaatgtTTCGTGGTCTTAAATATGCCAATTAGAAGTTGAAACTAAAaagttgcaaaaaaaaaataaatgttcatTTTTTGAAATGGACTAAAAAGCCAATCAAGACAAACAAAATGGAAGGGAGTGATTAGTTGTTTTCCTTAATCAGTTTGCTACAGGTTCATTTTCATGCTCATTTCCTGGACAATTTGGTGGCATTTACAGGTTTTCGTGAGttgttttggttttggttttcaGCTAGCTAGACCATTAGGAAGTAGATTTATTAATTCATGTCTCAAGGCGTAAAAGATGATGCTAGTGTCTTTTAGTTTATGTGCTCATGTATGttactttttccttttcattggATGTTCTATGCAGGGAGGCTAATTCAGCTGGAGGTTCCATGTCTAAAGATAAGCTTCCAAAAGCCAACTGGACGCAACATGCTATTGCCCATGATAATTTTTCATGCCAAGATAAGTTCTTGAGTTCGAACATCCTTTTCTCTCTACCCACACAAAGACATTGTGCCAGAGATGAAATGAATGCCAGGTGTGCCACTCTATCATTATCTGGTTTGTTTTCTCGTAAGATTGCACATTTTTTCTACTTCAACGTTTCAAAGAAGATAACTTCTGCACATGATGCATAAAAGATAATCAACCATGGGGTGACTGAACTTTAAATCATGCAACTGTAGTCATATTGCTTTCAGTGTTTCCAAAATTTTGTATATTCCAACAGTACTATACTTGCAGAAGTTTAGGACAAGTAAGGTCTACTATGCTGGAGGTACTTAATGCTAGCTCACAAAAAAGTCTCATTCTCAAGATAAGTAATCACAGAGAGTAACTGAGTAACTGACAGAAACTGTAAAGCACTGCCACATTCTATTGAATGTACTAAGATCCATCATCAGGTTATCACTCAGCAAATTCCTGGGGAAtttctcttgttttttcttcttcttttcttggtactattgtttataatttttcttctgGTACTATTTTTAGCTAATTGCATCTCTGTTCTTTAATTCTTTGTCAGTTAAAGGATGATTGTATTCTTATCTATTgcttattgttatttttacaGGTCAGTGACTTGTCATATCAGAAGTGTATCAAAATTGGAAGCTGAAAAGGTGCTTTTGGGTCTGCAAGATATTAAAATCCTCCAACCATTTCCTTCTTGACAGTTCTTAATACATCTATTActatttgaaaacattttattatttttgctttttatttgtTGTACAATCGTAGAATAGATCTATATAGGCACTAGTTTCATGAGCACATATTTGAGAAATCCTAGCATAAAATGCtgtgaaatattaatttttgtttgagtGTTTTGTTTGCTCAGCTATAGGAATCACCTTTCATATTGGATTCCCGATTCTTGGCAGGCTTGGAAGCTTCTAACCAGCCTCAAGTTGTCTCCCAAGAGTTACACAAGACCAGGGAAAACTCCACAACTAACCAAAGATACCAATGCTTTCTCACAACACTCTAATCACACACAGTTCCCGCGTGCATCTGATGGAAACTGTGCTCCAGCGAGGTGCAGGCCAGTGCATCAAGGTGTTGGTGACGATGGTGAAAACAGTGACTCGAGAAGGTATGCAGGCAATTGTTTTCCACCACACTCAAGCGGTGTAGCAGAAACAGGGAACGTTGTGAACAGGCAGAGTGGAGTAGACAATTCACATGCTCGAGGTGTAGGGGAAATATCCAGCAGTCATGCAAATGGTGCAAGCAAGAAGACACGGGAGGTGTATACAACTTGTGCTGATGAAACTGAAGAAGATGACATTCTTCTGGTAATTTTTGGTGTGGCTTAAGCAGATAACAGAAAAGACTTCGCACACTCCCTAGGATATATCATATTATTGGTTGTTGACTTTTGAAACTAGGTATTGCCTACTTAAATCCAATTTGAATATGCCGATATTTTGGGTAAAAGGGACCAAATCAAGTGAGCTTTACCTTGCTTCTTTGAAAGTAATGCAAaaccaaaaatagaaaaagaaaacaaaaggagaAACCAAGAAATATTCTGCAGT is part of the Solanum lycopersicum chromosome 1, SLM_r2.1 genome and harbors:
- the LOC101249213 gene encoding thiamine biosynthetic bifunctional enzyme TH1, chloroplastic isoform X3, with amino-acid sequence MLSGSIHFLLHSQTSVLLSPGVACIKSFHQYRFLHVKAMQDGKFATPTSCDESKVRVPHVLTVAGSDSGAGAGIQADIKACAARGVYCSTVITAVTAQNTVGVQGVNIVPEDFVAEQLRSVLSDMPPNVVKTGMLPSTGIVKTLCQSLKEFPVQALVVDPVMVSTSGHTLAGPSILDSFREELLPMADIVTPNLKEASALLGGVPLETIADMRSAAKAIHDIGPRNVLVKGGDLPASLDAVDVFYDGNDFYEFRSSRIMTPNTHGTGCTLASSVAAELAKGSQMLSAVKVAKRYVEAVLSYSKNIAIGGGCQGPMDHLLKLKSNVQRRRFDPSDLFLYAVTDSRMNKKWGRSIVDAVKAAIEGGASIIQLREKEVETGDFLEAAKACLKICRVHGVPLLINDRIDVALASDADGVHIGQSDMPAHVARALLGPDKIIGVSCKTPEHAQQAWIDGADYIGSGGVYPTNTKENNKTIGLDGLKTVCVSSKLPVVAIGGIGMSNAQAVMQLGVPNLKGVAVVSALFDRECVMTETRKLLEVLKESTKIAK
- the LOC101249213 gene encoding thiamine biosynthetic bifunctional enzyme TH1, chloroplastic isoform X2; translated protein: MAHLCSQVLSTSFFTPKPQIPVLLSPGVACIKSFHQYRFLHVKAMQDGKFATPTSCDESKVRVPHVLTVAGSDSGAGAGIQADIKACAARGVYCSTVITAVTAQNTVGVQGVNIVPEDFVAEQLRSVLSDMPPNVVKTGMLPSTGIVKTLCQSLKEFPVQALVVDPVMVSTSGHTLAGPSILDSFREELLPMADIVTPNLKEASALLGGVPLETIADMRSAAKAIHDIGPRNVLVKGGDLPASLDAVDVFYDGNDFYEFRSSRIMTPNTHGTGCTLASSVAAELAKGSQMLSAVKVAKRYVEAVLSYSKNIAIGGGCQGPMDHLLKLKSNVQRRRFDPSDLFLYAVTDSRMNKKWGRSIVDAVKAAIEGGASIIQLREKEVETGDFLEAAKACLKICRVHGVPLLINDRIDVALASDADGVHIGQSDMPAHVARALLGPDKIIGVSCKTPEHAQQAWIDGADYIGSGGVYPTNTKENNKTIGLDGLKTVCVSSKLPVVAIGGIGMSNAQAVMQLGVPNLKGVAVVSALFDRECVMTETRKLLEVLKESTKIAK
- the LOC101249213 gene encoding thiamine biosynthetic bifunctional enzyme TH1, chloroplastic isoform X1, translating into MAHLCSQVLSTSFFTPKPQIPVLLSPGVACIKSFHQYRFLHVKAMQDGKFATPTSCDESKVRVPHVLTVAGSDSGAGAGIQADIKACAARGVYCSTVITAVTAQNTVGVQGVNIVPEDFVAEQLRSVLSDMPPNVVSISCMLPSTGIVKTLCQSLKEFPVQALVVDPVMVSTSGHTLAGPSILDSFREELLPMADIVTPNLKEASALLGGVPLETIADMRSAAKAIHDIGPRNVLVKGGDLPASLDAVDVFYDGNDFYEFRSSRIMTPNTHGTGCTLASSVAAELAKGSQMLSAVKVAKRYVEAVLSYSKNIAIGGGCQGPMDHLLKLKSNVQRRRFDPSDLFLYAVTDSRMNKKWGRSIVDAVKAAIEGGASIIQLREKEVETGDFLEAAKACLKICRVHGVPLLINDRIDVALASDADGVHIGQSDMPAHVARALLGPDKIIGVSCKTPEHAQQAWIDGADYIGSGGVYPTNTKENNKTIGLDGLKTVCVSSKLPVVAIGGIGMSNAQAVMQLGVPNLKGVAVVSALFDRECVMTETRKLLEVLKESTKIAK